The Danio aesculapii chromosome 7, fDanAes4.1, whole genome shotgun sequence DNA window AAGTGTGTGTGCTGTCATGGACGTCAGTATTGTTTTAATTACTGGAACAGCAGTGGCTTATTTCTTCCGCCGATGTGGACGGAACAGCGCGCTGAAGTGAGGGTTCATGAATCACGCACAACTCTTCCAAACACCGCTACTGAGCACAGCACGAAACACACACAGCAACCACTGCGCGACTCCAGAATTAATGACTCTTATGATTCGGTTCTTTTTAGGAATCAAACTCTTTGCTGCGTGTGTAGAACGACTCCAGAACGAATGACACTTGTGATCCGATTCTTTTTtaagtaatcaaattacacattgTGATTAGAGCAGAGTGATTAATGCACAAGATTCTTATGAATGGTTTTGTTTGTGGTGCATCGAACTGGCACGTATTACTGAGTTTAAGTACTGGATTAACTTTTAGTAGAAATTTGCTAggtcacaccaaaaaaaaaagtcataatgtactcatcttttacttgttttacaaatttacaagtttttttctgatcaacaaaaaaagaagatattctgaagaatggtggaaactggtaaccattgacttctatagtatttgtatttcctactatgaaagtcagcaggttttcagctttcttcagaatatttttttgtgttcaccagaataaggaaactcataaaagtttggaaacacttgagggtgagtagatAGTGAGTTAATAAATCATTGTAGTTAGAGACTGAAAATGAAATGCTACCAtgcttttgtgcttttatttaatataaagccTAAGCAAgcaacatggtggcacagtgagtagtgctgtcgcctcacagcaagaaggtagctggttcaagtccctgctgggtcagttggcatgtctgtgtggagtttgcatgttctccctgtgtttgcgtgggtttcctccaggtgctctggtttcccccacagcccaaatacatgcactataggtgaattgaataggctaaattggctgtagtgtatgtgtgggtgtgaatgcaagagtgtatgagtgtttcccagtgatgggttgcagctggaagggcatccgctgagtaaaacatatgctggataagttggcagttcatactgctgtggtgacccctgattaataaagggactaagctgaaatgaaacccaatgaatgaataaagcctAAGCTTACCAGAGTAGTGAGACTTGTTTTTTCAGAATCAGGGAGCAATTCATTTAATTCCaccatggaataaaaaaaaattaatctgacTTATGATTGTTTTGAATTTCACAGTTCATGTCGGCATGCAACATCCTATCTCAGTTTCAGTTTTTATACTTGCAACTGCTAATTTGTATCAAACTTCTGAGAAAAGTTAACTCAGGAaagtaaactcagaattatgTAAATCGCTGCAAGAAATCCTCTATTCACAATTTGGAGAAATTatagaaatagaaagaaaaaatagGTAAAACTGCAAGATATAgacttataatttaaaaaaaattaattattcagagaattaaaaaaatgggAAAAGGTCTGAAtcagaatatattatattaactcACAATATTGATCAATAAAGTGCTAATTTTGAGGAAGTCAGAACTATGAACTATCAAGTTCTAAGAATTACAATAATGCGAAGTTTCCTAAAACTGTGagatataaagtcaaaattatgcgATATATAAGATTATAACTGACAGATGCCACAAATAAAACTTGGAATTATATGAAACGACAGAATTGAGAGTATTATTgctattacattttaatgtatttattatttattcaatgattTTAGAAGAATTATTAGTTTTTTCATCATGGGATGAttaccagtttcaaggtttacagcaATTTGGAagagtcaaagttttaaaacagcCAACATTTTCTGTTCTACCATACCTACacttttagggcaacagtatctccagcagaaaaggaccctccacatcaaaagcaaCTGTTCCAAATAGTATAAATGTAtcttaaatcacaataaaatatattgtgttcaatggggatttttttacacagacatttaaaaaagaacatattttagagcgcTAATCACAATGGGCTACCATGAagccatgatatttttatccatggttatcatactgtcagaatcttattctGGCCCATGCCTTGTCATAACTAcatacttcatttattttattttcagcttagtccttttattaatctagggtcgccacagcggaatgaaccaccaactcatccagcatatgttttatgcagcggatgcccttttagctgcaacccagtactgggaaacattcatacacactcattcacacacatacactacggccaatttagcttacccaattcacctatagcgcatgtctttggatttgtgggggaaaccggagcacctcaaggaaacccacatgaacacggggaaaacatgcaaactctagacagaagtgccaactgactcagctggggcttgaaccagagaccttcttgctgtgaggtgatcgtgttacccactgcaccaccgtaacGCCATCAACTACATAATTTGATTTCATTAAAATCGAGACTCATTCCCGACTAAACCATCACACTTCAGAACCAACTTAAAGACACCAATCAAGATCAGAGATGTCAAATAAGAAACACACAGGCAGGTGTTGCTTTAAACAAAAGTTgatgtattaaataaattcattctCTAAACAATCTTTGTGAACTCTTCGGCACTTAATTAACATTAGTGATGCTTTTAATCAagcctattttatgcatgttaAAATGTAGAGAATATGACTTGTGCAGATTTTCAGAAATTGTATAAAAATATGAACTGGCATGATCTGCATGTCTGTGTGATGTTCTATGATGAACAGTTGGCAGCAGAGTAAAGTTTTTCCATGTGCACGAGCTATtgtgaattataatttaataactacATTCCAAACCTTTAACCcctaaaaagtatttttaaagaagTGTTACTGACCACTGTctgaggtcacacacacacacacacacaactctaaCTGTGTCTTTTGTAGCACAGTACAGTTATTGTGCACTTTGCATGGAGTAGATTGAACCTCCAGATGGATAGGTACTCACTTCATCTCGAGGCACAACCACAGTTTCGGTTGCCAGACATTTGTTAAACTGCTGACAAAGCTTTCACATGCTTGTCACATTGTTTGTCAGCCTTTTCTTTTTCACTTAATTTAAAGCTTCCTTTTAACAGAGAAGCATTCCCGGAATGTATTGCATCAAGGGGAAAAAACCCTACAAGGTGTTGTTAACGGTATTTAGGGGAAGTGGTTGACctattaaaaactcaattttagtGTTTGCCAGGCTTCTGGCGACTGTTTGTTTGTGTCTCGCTCAGGAACGCCTCCAGATTATTTCAAAAGCTATGACTACTGCATGGGTTACCCGCAAAACGCCAGTTAATAGAAGCCAGCAGTGTTTCTCCCCAGTGGCCTGCTCAATCCTGACACACATATTTAGGTTCCATTCCTGGCCCGGTCATGCTGGTTGCGTCGGTCTCCCATATCTGTCTGCAAAAGCTGTTGAGAGTGATGAAAAATTGGATTCTTTCTTCTGCTCTCACttgttatttctctctctctctcttgcaggTGAATATGCAGCGTAAGGCCATCTTCCAACTCATCCTGGAAAAACGCGAACTGCTGGAGAGCCAGAGGTTCCGCAGAGATGGTACTGAAGGACATCGTATGTCATAATGTCAGGCAGAAAGCCAGTTATTGAAATGCATTGCACAGAAGAAAAGAAATGACAGCTTTACTTACAGactatttattaaaacaagctcTTTGACGGAAATTGAATGAAACCATAGGGGTTTTAAAAATGCAGGAGAAAAAACACTAAGCGTAAAACCGACACACGACAGCTGTTGTCAAAAAACCTTGGATCACCTGCAGTCTTTCCAGCTGCAGAGGAATCTTTGGTTGTTGCACGCAATATTTACACCGACCAAACTGTTTTTGGACACCAAGGCACCTTGGGTAAACCATTGGGCATGTGTTTCCAAAAGCTGCAACAGGAAACAGTAGGCAGCAGGCTGAATGACAGCAGAAATTACAGGTTTGAGCTGGATGGACACGCACCCGGCGAAAACCAACTGGCACAAGGACCGCAAGGGTACAGTGGTTTTAGAAAGCATCTAAAAAGAGTGACCCCTGCATTGAAGCCTGAAATAGCTTTAATTACCAATAGACTATAATTCTGCAATTATGCGATAAGGCATCTCGAGGCCGATGGAAAAACCAGTGCCAACAGGGTAAAAACAACAAGCCGTGGCCAAAAAGatcaacaaaataaacattggggAAGAACAGATGGGCCGTCAGAAGTCTAATGAGCAGCCGCAAGTCTTCAGCTGACACCTGACGGCTGTCTGATTTCCGAGCCAAAATGCTTATCCACAATCATTCCtcaaaatatgctgttttcctaGCCCAGAATAGTGCCCCTTGGGGACAGTCACGGCTTCAAGCTGAAGCGGTCAGCCAGAAATAACAGTCGTTTAACCATTTCTGAGAGGTTCCTTTTGAAGTCTGAAATGTAGGTGATCAGTCAGTGCACATTTTGACGGACTAGCAGGAGTTCAGACAGCTCCCCTGAGGCCAGACTCGAGAGTCTCCGGAGAGgggcaaagaaaaaacaaaacccaCACATTTCTCAAGGTGGTTTCTTTGAATTACTGCGTTCGGTTGAACGGTAGCCATAGCTGTTAATCTATCTCATTTCATATGAATATTATTTTCTGCATGAGAAAGGTTAAGAAAGAGCCAACGAttcatttttcttaatttttgccTCGTTGTTGACTAGAACCAGCTGCTGGGGTGAACGCAGAAAATTCTGTGCGGAGTGCCTGTTACTGAAAACAAAAGGCTAAGAGAAGTGTAGAACAGAGCTGAAAGGAAATATTTCACCATCTGCTTTGACAATCAGGACTTCAGCTGGTGTAtaaattatttttgattaatccATGATGTTTGCATCTGCACAGCTGTTTAACGCTGGAAGATGCAGGAGCTCCTCGTGGATGACTCTTATCTGCATCTCAGAAGCACAGAGTTCTGTCTCTTTTtccaaaacatgcttttctttgTCTTTGTCTTGCTAGTGGGAGGGAGGAAAGGAAACGGACGAAAAGCGGCCTCTCATTTTGAGAGTAAGTGGACAACATTGTAGATCATTTCATTTCTCAATTACACACCCAAATTGCTATTGAACGGTCCCAGCctaatatgtattcatttgtcAACAGTAACCAGTGATTCCTTCCAAAAAGGTGAGTTATTCTGGTTGTATACTGTATGCATGTGTAATGTGGACCATTTTGTTAACAGAGGAATTTTGTCTAATAATGTGCGTCTCAGTTGGGAACGAAGGAGTCATTAAAGGATGGACTGAGGAGCAGCTGAATATGAGCAGGGCAGTGAATTACAATTCGGAGACCGGCACCTTCAGAGTGGAGCGTAGCGGAGTCTACTTTGTGTATTGTCAGGTAAGTTAAACAGGACTAATTTTCCGCCACAATGGTAGCAAATGTTAAAATATCCATGTATATAGAGTGTGTGCAATCACTACAATTAAAGCTAGAAAACAGGATGTGGAACTGCATTAAATTTAAGTGTAATAGAAATAACCAGAATTTCCAAGAAATCAATTTAACAATGATAGatacgacagacagacagactgaacaATATACAGTCTACTGTACAGATGAATAGATAGACTGAGAGATACTGTAAATTCCTCATATTAAATCAAATTCCATCATAGCTTTCTGTAGTTCCTCCAAAACCAAATCAAAGAGCTTCTGGTTTaatcataacttttttttttcttttgcgcTGTTAAAGACCTTTGTGCTCTGTCTCCCGCTCTGAATTGGTCTCTCATAACATTCCTGTTTCATTCTCTTTCTCCTGCCTTTGGCACCATCTGTGTTTCCACCCCCAGGTACACTTCAACGAGAACCAGAGTCAGTATGTAAAACTCGAAGTGTCCATTCCTAAAGGCCCTTTGCTCCAGTGCATTGAAGGGTACGGAACCACTCCAGCCTCTGGCTCTCACAGGTTTCACTTCCTGAAGCCATGCCAGGTCTCAGGCCTCCTTCGCCTTAACAAGGGCACCGAGCTGAAGGCTGTTACCGGAGCATCCTTCAGTCTGCAGACGTCAGGCAAACACTATTTCGGCCTCTTCAAAGTCAACTAGATGCACTGAGAGTTTCCAGACACCTCAACTGTACGGACAGCAGAGTTTTATAGTTTTCCACAGATCACTGGTCTAAAGTATCTAACCTGAACCTTTCTCTTTGAACCCGACATTGCCTTAACTGAGGGAATTTTGACTCAGaaagaaacatttttataaacagcTGTGCACGGTCATGGATGAGCCCTTTATGAGCACAAGTGGCCTTCAGTGCAGATGTCATCAGGATGTTAATGCCTGGTCACATGGCTTTGTTGGACCAATTTATGGAGAATCATTTGGTACTATGCTGGTTTGGCTGCAAATGCCTTATTAAACACAAACCAGCACAATTTCTACTATACAAATATAGCTTTTAATTACAGCATACCAGAGATGTTGCTCCAGCAGCGTGGTTGGCTTATATACTGGCATAACCAGTTTGAACAGAAggaagatgaattttcagcagcTTTGCTGGCCACTACAAGCATGAGAGGTTTCACCACTGGTTACTTGGCTGGACCAAAACGGAGTTGCCCCAGTTCCTGAACTGCCTTACCACTGGATGGGTTCAGTGCAGAAAAATGAAGGTTTCAGTTGGTCGTTATGAAAGCGCAGAGTGCCTAAATATGCATTGATTGATACATGAAACTTTTGTGGTTGCATCAATTTGAAAAATGCCACACATCATTTCTCTCCAAATACACTGTCACTGTGACATACcaaacatatattaatatttatcagTAAAAAGGCAGTGACTTAAAGCAGATGATGTGTACTGTATTGTTACTAAAAGTGGACTTATGTGTACATATAGCATGAAGATTGATGGTGCGAACCCTTAAAAAAGTCACAATATGCGTTTGGTTTTTATATTATGTGCAATTTCATgtctattttaaattttttttaaaagttacagattttttttacaccaCCGTAAATTCATTTAATCTCACTAATTAGAAATGTATGAAACCACTGGTGAGTCAAATCTGTTAATGTCTACCTGAATTCTGCTTCGGACGTCTTTCATAAACTTTGTCAATGAATTAAATCTTAAATAGAGATCACAACTGCTGTTTTAAATGCACTTTGCCTCAAATGGGTTTCCTTAGAATTCAACCGGCTTCCTCTTTGTATTTCCTGAACCCTCATGCGGACCCCTGCAAAACCTTTTTATTTCCACTTGCTTCTGGACTCTCACTTCCTGAATCTGCAGCAAATTGTTGAAAACCTTTGAGGAAAAACATGTGCTTATTCCCTACTGATCTCTAGCCCCATTCCTTCCCCCTTTGTCTGCTCAGtactttttttgtctgtttgggtTCACTCCTTGCACAAAATCTACATTTGGCTAGCGGGAccattttttgcttttaaaacatcCAAGATAAACCTGATTAGTTGGAGATGAAGTGCTGGCAGATTCAGCGAGAGTCAACATGTGAATTTGAGGAGGAGGCAGTTTtgatattaaaaaatacacacaagATGCTTCTTCCTTACAAGGCTATATTTGTTTagatcatacaaaaaaaaaataataataatatttgactgcatatatgtgcgtgtatatatatatatatatatatatatatatatatatatatatatatatatatatatatatatacacatacatacagtcaaattattttttttcatatgatataacaatatatatatataagactgaAGTTTCTATTTGTTTCTatctatatttgaattacattacaacatcaattacattacaacatcaaagGAACATTATGAAATTGAAATATCACATAAACCTTTCTCCGCAAGTTTATCCTTGGCtgagaaacactagctgtgcatacagCCCATTGAGAATGAATCAAGAATGTAATCCAGTAGATTTTCAAAGCCAAACACCTGTAACAGTGTTATATACcttaccttaaaataaataaaatcagtcaaACACAGgacaaataagtagtttgaaaagaAGAAGATATACGGAACGATAATATTTCAACAATTACCTGGATGTAAAAAATATGCGATGTAGTCAAATATGGCTCCAGACAAAAACACCCGCCTTATGGATCCATCTTAATTTGCAGCATCACAGCTTTTTCTTGTGTAagaaacagatacatttattataaaaaccGTAAAACTATTTGCACTACAAATTTATGGTTAATAATACTACAATAAAATGAGAGCAAATACAAAGTTCGCATTATAAAACAGCACAACGTATCTTTTTTTAAACCGATTTGTAATATAAATGGAAGCAAATGGCACGGGCACTATGTTACAAGATGGCCGCGCACTCTTAACATTACTGTGGCTGTAACGGTAAAGTCGTACAGAAGCAAGACTCGTAAAAATGAGTCAGCTGTAAATTCGTTAACTACTCTGCAGGATTAAAAATAACTTGTTtataagagtcatttgtttgtgaaACAGACATCAGACTCACGCTGTGCTGCTATAGTGAGAAGATTGGCTCTTGATTTTGTCAAAATCAGAAAGAAGCAAACGATAATAACTTACTTGTTTTGCGAGGGAGTCCTTTGTAAATTGAAGATCTGAACGACGAACTACTGAAACACGAGCGAGTTCGAGGCTGTTTCGTGAGTAATCTCACTCATTAAACAGAACCGGTTCATAGGAGTAATTTGTTCGTTGAATTGGATATCCCGGCTTGCGTTCGTTGTTTCATTCAGAGGAAAGTCATACACGTCCGGCCGGAAgtgtgatatgcacatcaatatagcagcattttttatgacgtTGTAtcacaataatttatatttttccagtactgtgacggttgggtttagggttagggtaggagTAAacgttaaaaatacaatttattgggtaatttaatagataacataacactcggtacaactactgtttttacgttactgtaatggttgggttaaTAGGGTCGGAGTGGGAggagatgt harbors:
- the tnfsf12 gene encoding tumor necrosis factor ligand superfamily member 12 produces the protein MQRIFQRRRIRTLRWVWSLMAVLALSLAVCSAIFTVWTLRQTRDLSRSFQTLQERLEQVNMQRKAIFQLILEKRELLESQRFRRDVGGRKGNGRKAASHFEITSDSFQKVGNEGVIKGWTEEQLNMSRAVNYNSETGTFRVERSGVYFVYCQVHFNENQSQYVKLEVSIPKGPLLQCIEGYGTTPASGSHRFHFLKPCQVSGLLRLNKGTELKAVTGASFSLQTSGKHYFGLFKVN